In Phaseolus vulgaris cultivar G19833 chromosome 7, P. vulgaris v2.0, whole genome shotgun sequence, the genomic stretch TTGTCTTTATTTATAGAAGTGTCatatattatttgtttcttaacttTTAGTCAACTTTAAATTATGAtgtcaataaatatttttcaattagttACATATTATCAGATTAaagataagtttttttattatataagattcaattataaaaaataatttgttttgaaacatcaataaaataagatattaacAAGTATGTAGTCTTGCATTAAAATAAAAGTCACAACAATATGATTTTGGAAGAATTtagatcaaaataaaataaaatatatataacaaataagATAATCTACTTTTATTATGTTACACATTTAACACTATTCATCAATGATAAAGTTGAttataaaatttacaaataaatattacataaaaaataagatacgtctttattactatattaattacacttaaatattaaatatttacttGAATATTAAATAACCTTTTATAGAAAAACTTTCGACAGATAACattaacaatttattttattaaataaaatcaaaaatcagtgtttaatatttaaacaaacTATATTAGTATTAGTTAAGACAACACTAATATGAAACTGatataaatacttttatttattaaaaaattaacttcaACTTAAAGTGACTAAATCGACTTTATTCTTAATTATActtacataatataaattaattttttttaattacgcCTTGTAACcttgataaaaaattatctttctGATATAAGCGACTTACTAATATCACATTTTAaccaatattatttaaaaataatttaatatttttatataataatcataattatttaatcCTTAAATTAAGTAAAGGATTAATATGAGAATTTGagttataaagataaaaaaaaaatatgtttaatgaATTGGAAATATTTCATTTCTGCGCACGTACATATTTTGTGATATGTGAAatgtaatttattaaatttaagttAGTTTACATTATGTGTTTTTTTGGTTTATAATGATTTGTATGGTCATATGAAAACATATAATAATGTAGGTAAACTCTTTAAAGAATGAAACTAAAGAAGTTTATTATATTCTATGTTCTGTACAAACATGTTCTAGGTATCCAAATATGCATTCTCAGTTCACCCATAACTGAGTATCTGAAGATTCATTTCTCCTAGGTATATCTTAACATTTATGATGACATGTTTTTGTTAAATAAGTTTAATATACCTTGATAATtacttcaaaataaaattttgctTAATCTATTATTTAATCTCTATTTTAAAATCTGAAATTTTTGTAATCTATAACcttatcttcattttttttttaatttctagcattttaattaatttaaactattttttcataataaccTAAAATAGATACGTTAAGTTTGCGGctattgaattaaaataaataaaaaaaatgtaaaaaagtaattatattttttttttaaattgaggGAATCAAtgtttctcttttttaaaaaaaataggaagATGGTGTTGGTGGATTGATTAAAAGATTATCAAAATTGCATTtaaacaaaatcaattttaaatttaataaggAGTAAGTTTATATTAATTGATATATAATATCATAACAATCTCAATAAAATTTCTTCTAATATTTCATTTAACACctcatttaatatatttttcattttgaaataatttttatgaaGTTCAatagaataaatttaaataaatatattttattacaaatattaacatGAAATTCAGTTAATAGGAAGATTATAATATGTTAACAATACTTATTGATGATCTTAacatataaaaaagtattaaaggTTCCTagatgtaatttatttatttctatactatttttatttatttaaatatatatatattttctttattttttttccatttatatttatttaaataatatatatttgtatagaTTTCTGTGTTAAACAGTATTACTATGTCTCATGTAAGCTTATCATGACTCATCTTTATTTATCGTTTCTTCTCAGATCTCTGACTTTCTTGGACCATAAATATTCAATTAGTTTTTTGGACCCTCGTGTGCAAATAAtcaatatgatttaataaatattaattctcTTTCACTAAATTTTCATTCATTTCAtatgttttattaataacaataatttattaatcatatgttaattaataataaaaccaAGTTCTTAAATTTTCATTATAAATgatttatttcatttaaactGTCTGCTgcagttaaaattaaaataataaaggaAGCCCACATCGATCAATCTGTGAGTATATACAAACTAAACATTACTATGCTATTCCGTAATGAGCTTCACTACtacttttaataaattataaacctAATCATTGTTGGAAAAAATTGtctaatgttgtttcttctaaatcttatataaattaaaataaatttaattgtgTTGAATAATCAAATTAACATAATGCTTTGATTCTAACAAGTAGATATTTATAGTTTACAAAACAATTTAATCATGTTTTTTCTTGCTTCATATATGAATGTGGAATACCAACAACATTCTTGTTAATTATTACATACTATATATGTCTAAGTTAATCAAAACTTTAGTTTTTGTAATGTAAACAACAAGATCATATGATAAacatttttattcatcattgtaGTACAGGATACAAAAGTTTGTGAACCATGTAAGAGTCTACAATGAGTACAAACTGGAAAACCATGAAACATAACTGAAGAAAACACAACAcaggaaagaaaaacacaaacacAGTTGCATGATTATTAAGTCTCTGCATGTTTTATTATCATACCAGGATCACTGAACTCTTGGATATAGCTGCATGCACAAACACATTCACATGTTACCACCAGTAGGTTTTGGTGGATTAGCATAAGGATCAAAGTTGGGAACAAATCCACCTGCtgctcttgaagaagaagctATGGACTGTGATGGATCATAATCAAACATTCCAAAACCATGAGGGTAAGGTGGATAAGGAGGGTTCATCTCAAAGGGAGGAGCAGAAGTTGAAGCAGGCCTCACAGACATGCGTTCTCCTTCACTCTGGCGATAGCGAGTGAGGTAAACAGAAAGAGACTGAGCATATTCATCAAAACCAAGCTTTCCCATAGCCCACAGCACATCTTCAGCAGTCACAGTCTTGCGCTGCTCACGCTGGCAGCGATCATTTGCTTCAGCTGTGATGAAACTGATGTACTCAGAAACACATTCTTGCACAGTCTCCTTTGCCTCATCAGAAATCTTTGCATGCGGTGGCAAAATCTTCCGCATGATCCTTAGCACATTGGCGATTGGCATGTACTGATCTTGCTCCCTCACACCAGCCATAGCACCTGCAAGATGATAATCAAATGAACATAGTTAAAAAGACAACGTAGATATGCATGCAATAATGGAAGTACATGAATGAAGATGAAAGCAAGTGACCTTCTTTGTGTTATTCGTATAAACTTGAGTCTCTCTAAAAGCTCTATTTATGGAGAGAGACGAGTATGTTTTTCTTGAACAATGTAACAATCATGTGGACTATGGAGTGACAGATCAACTTTGGAATGGATTTATTCATCAGGGGAAACTGCTGCATAAGGACAAACGATTTACGGAAGAAGTGAATTGCTACATAATAACAAAAGATTTATGGAAGAAGGTATCACTTATTGCTTAGCCAATGAAACGAGATATGCATCACGTGAACTCGTATCAGAGAAACATTTATTACTCTTGAAAATCTCAAACTTATTAATGACAATTTCAATTctgttttaatatataattaattactacTAATTCATTTTCGTTTGGTTGACTTAATCCATAATGTTCCTATCCATTTTGAGATTATTCAAAGATAGTTTGATAAAAGCAACTTAAAGGACATCACTTATGATTTCATGTTTATACTTCTTCATTCATCTTTTCCTGTAATTGCATTTCAATTCACCATATTATAATCTTTTATAATTTCGGTTAAACTTAATGATAAATaagaaatagataaaatatatttataaaataagaattttaatCTACTGTATACCATCAAAATGACAACGGCACACATATTAAGAATTCGAAACTTTTGTGAATATATACAGTTGACttctataataattattaaatttttaaaaataataacttatatttgtaattattataattaatatttcacaTATACTCATCTCAATAATGATAAGAttataagtttaaaaaatttaggttTTGATGTTGGGATGtactaagaaaattaaaaaaaaaattacattttgtaattgagaaatgagaaaaaataaaaaataaatattttatgccgattaatataataactaaccTAAACTATATAATGTTAAATACGGTATAAAACCCTAACAATTGTGCATAATTGTTCTATCACTCTTAATTTAGtagattttaaaataagtacaaaatatacacatataaaaataaatggaATAAGGAGGTGAACGGTGGGTTGTAGTGGTGGACAAGAACATGCAGTGGATGGTGGGTGCTGCACAAATGGGGTTGCAGCAGTGATTCTTGGTTTAATCCTTATCAAAGTTTgtctttatttataaaatgtcATATACatttctttcttaatttttaaccATCTTGAAATTATGATTTAAATAAATCTTGTTCAACTAGttacatattataaaattaaaagttttttttattatataagaaTCAATTacaaaaaagaatttgtgttgaaacatcaataaaataagatattaacAAGTATGTcttctattaaaataaaagtcaCAGCAAGATGATCTTAAAAATAAttctcaaaaaaataaattaaaatttaattatatcataattcttataattatttttctgccatgcttttaaattattttttatttaaactgagGAATTTGTAGAAAGAATAagattgttttaataaatttattttaaaaggtgataaatttattgttgttaataatataatgataaagtcatcagaaaacaaaacaaaatcataatgttattattattactattatttagaaattattttatgagaaaaattattaaataatcattattagtaaataattattttccattaaaataggaataaaaatgataattcattatagtatatattttaaataagtaaaatCAAGATATCATTATGATAAAATTAGTTAATACAATTTTAAGTAGATAAAAAcctaaagaataaaaaaaattaatacatttttcgtacaaatattaatagaataaataaaCGCATAGAAAAAGGTGGTTAGATAATTACTTAGAGGAGTGAATTGGTAGAAAGTTAGAGTTTAAAATTAACTTCctgaaaattgtaaaaaaacaaTACATGTACACACTAAAAAGgaaatctattcaacatttttttttgaatGTCTTAATGTTATGCATATTTGAAGTTGGattgaacaaattttttttacttctcGTTTCTCTAATGTGAATGATCTCCTTTATTTAATTAAGactgatggtagtcctttggttaattTGATTAAACTTGATATGATAACTTGAtgatagtcctttggttaatttgattaaacttgatgtgataactttttctatatggatgatatggtgTATGATGAATTATGCTAAATTTCAGATTAAAATTGATGTTTCTAGGGTCATTTCAGTCATTAAAGATTTCACTTGTCTACTGAGTAATTCATCTAAAAGTTTTATGCAAAATGATAAGTTTTACTTCAATgtgtttaagttttttttattaatactcGTAGTTGTGAAATTCTATCTcatcttcctgttagatgggagaTTTCTTCTTCAGGTTGGGTTAAAATAAATACTTATGGTGTTGATAGGGGTTCTCCTAGTCTTCCTAATTGTGGTGGTATTTTCCGTGGGAGTATGAGGGAGTTTATTGGTGGTTTCTCTGTTTTCCTTGATGTTCAGACTGCTTTGTTtactgagttttatggagttatacatgctattgAACAAGTTCAAAATATGAGTCTTACTAGTTTATGATTGAATGTGAttttgccttggtttgtgctgtaTTTACTGTTATGACTAATGTTCCTTGAATTATTTGTAATAGGTAGAACACTTGCCTTAACTACAATGggaatcaggtttagggtttctcGCATTTTTCATGAagggaatgcatgtgctgataagcTTGCTAACTTAGGCTTTACTCATAGAGAGTATTTTCATTAGTATAGTAGACTTATATCTAGTCTTTTCTTAGAGTTTTTTATTAGTAGGTACAAattacctatgtatcgtttaaGTTAAAATATGAGCTTTGGTCTAATTTCCCaatattttcttgtattttatttatttttttcttttaataatattttttcatatggtggcagatgattgttattACTTAAGGTGTTAGTCTAGCTGAGATGTAAGTttcatagtgatgcctaacatgagagctttaaaaaaaatatataagtaaagAAAATGAGTATAAGCATAACTTTTTAAATTGGTTAAGTAAATACAATGGATCActagttttttaattatttttaacacaTTAGACTAGATCATCACAAAATAAGcaacacaaaaataatatatcacATATTGATACTAGTTCACCTGTTATGTCAATTTTTTCTTAAGACAACTACTTAAGATATTCTACGATAACACATATTTTGATCTTTTTATTTGGATTTGTTAAAATCATATTGTGGCTTTAAATAGCCTGAATTTTGTTGATTAAGATATTCTACGATAACACACTTCATTTACGTGTGCAGTTTGGAAGCGCTTTGTTTCTATTGTGTGCTAGAAGAGTGTTGCTTTTAATAATCACATCACAAATATTGTTTCTTCGGTTTGGTGCAATTGGGTATTATTGCTCTCTAAACATGTATGTGGTTCAAATTCTAGATAATAAGTGTGCATGGTAAGACTTGATCATTCTCATAACACTTTGGTCTTTCCTCTTTACCAAAGTCATGCTCTGTGTATAGGTTTTGTGACGTGGTCTATGTGAATTTATTTGCATGAATGTTATGTTGGAAATTGTAAACCATTTCTTATGAAGCTataacagaaaataaaatggtTAAAATTATGACATATTATTCGTCTTCTTTATTCTTcattatcatttttctttttacttagCATGAGAATTTGAAGTAATTATGAATGTCACAACAACACTAGGAAGGACATTGGATTTAGAAGTAGAAAATAAACATTACATTGACAATTAGATGTTGAAGTATGCAAAATCAAGGGTTGAATTGTTTAGGAATCATTTTATCCGATGACTAGCTTTTTTAAACATGTTTTCCATatgacaatttttaaattttgtataaacTTGAACAtattaacttaaaatttataGTTATTTATGTACTAgattgttatattttattttgaaaataccTGCTTGAGAATTATGCTTATTGTGCATGGTATGTTATACAAGAAAATGAATatatcacaatttttttaaaaaaatacatttttttttatctaggtTATTGTTAAACTtattataaaaagtattattttctttaattgatTTGTATTTAAACATCATAAAAAGTAACACATTTTATGACagttaaaatattatctaaatgACATATTTTATAATGGTTAAAACATTATCTATcatagaaaattatatttttttttacacgtATTAACAGTCACAAAATGTTACTTTCTATGATGATTAAAGGCAAATCGATGTGAATTTTCTATTACAGATCTTTTAAGTCTATCATAATACTTTTTATGACGATTGTACACTGTCATAAAAAATACATACTTTTTATGTTATATGTATCTATGACCATTTTAAAATcgatataaaaatatatattttaacatcATACATTTTTGTTGTTGCATTAGTATATATTTAATTGCTTCTTTAAACCTCTTGTACACATAACTAATATGGTTTAATAAGTATTAATTCTCTCCCACTAAATTACCAttcatttcatatattttattaataacaataatttattaatcataccttaattaataataaaaaaaagttcttaAAAGTGAATTGTATTCATTATAAGTCGTCTATTTCATTTAAACTTTCTTCAGttaacattataaaataataaaggaaTCATATTACGTCATGTGCTTTTCtacttttaataaattaagTTGGAAATGTCATTTCTTCTAaatcttatatataataaataatttaatttttttgaataatcAAATTAACATATAGTTGATTATAAGCAAGTAGATGTTTGTAGTTTAGAACTTTTAAAAtatctatataaaaataaataaatatttaatcatGTTTTTTCTTACTTCATATGAATCATATGAATGTGGAATACTCACAACAttcttattattttgtattatatgtctaggttaataaaaaaaacttcatatGAATGTGAATACTCACAACATTCTTATTATTAtgtactatatatatataagttaacCTTTATAAAACAACAATCTTAATGATGAATATTAATAAGATAAAATGCATTTATAAAAGGAAAGTTTTAATATAAGTTATGATTATTGTCAACTTTCataataattattagtttttttaaataataatttatatttataattattagaaaaaaattatatttttatatttaagtaattttaaaatcacTTGTATTCAAGAATATTATGAGTAACCAAAGACATCTATGATTTCATAATTGCATTTTCAATTCACCATAATTTAGGTTAAACatacttcttttttttattattattcaattttgatttaaatGATAGGTTCATGATccacttttaaataatttttagaaagCTTTagtcttatttatttataataaatttttttcaaaatatatttgaaagcatgggaattataaaatatcatttaaactttttttactttattttactGAGAGAAGTAGTCTTATAATCACATGTTTTTGTATGGAAGATGTTGTTCTGctaatttaatgaaaaataaggTTTGAAATAGATTAATAATGaattaataagataaaatatatttataaaataaagattttaataTATTG encodes the following:
- the LOC137828331 gene encoding nuclear transcription factor Y subunit B-9-like, which translates into the protein MAGVREQDQYMPIANVLRIMRKILPPHAKISDEAKETVQECVSEYISFITAEANDRCQREQRKTVTAEDVLWAMGKLGFDEYAQSLSVYLTRYRQSEGERMSVRPASTSAPPFEMNPPYPPYPHGFGMFDYDPSQSIASSSRAAGGFVPNFDPYANPPKPTGGNM